From the Bradyrhizobium ontarionense genome, the window CGACCGTGGAGTACTTGGTCAGCGGCACCATGGTGTCGCCATGGCCGCCGAGCACGAAGGCGGTGACGTCCTCGACGGAGACGTTGAATTCGTCGGCGAGGAAGTAGCGGAAGCGCGAGGAGTCGAGCACCCCGGCCATGCCGACCACCTTCTTGGCGGGAAGGTTCGAGGCCTTCTGCAGCGCCCACACCATCGCGTCGAGCGGGTTGGTGATGCAGATGACGAAGGCGTCGGGCGCATACTTCTTGATGCCGGCACCGACCTGCTCCATCACCTTCAGGTTGATCGACAGCAGATCATCCCGGCTCATGCCGGGCTTGCGCGGCACGCCCGCGGTGACGATGCAGACCTTGGCGTTGTCGAGCGCTTCGTAGGAGTTGGCGCCGGTGTAGTGGGCGTCGAAGCCATCGACCGGCGAGGACTGGGCGATGTCGAGCGCCTTGCCCTGCGGCACACCTTCGGCAATGTCGAACATGACGACGTCGCCGAGCTCCTTCAGGCCGATGAGGTGAGCCAGCGTTCCGCCGATCTGACCGGAGCCAATCAAAGCAATCTTGTCGCGCGCCATGGCAAATTTTCCTTTGAACCCGATCCGGGTGAGGGAGGTTGAAAAGTCGATTGGGTGGTTATCCCTTTCGCCCGGGCCGTTCAAGTCACGCTATGGCCAATTGACGGGCCTGCCTTGATTTCGATCAGTGCCGGGCGACGGATACTCGTGGTCCTTTCAGCATGACGGACGTGGCCTTTTCGCGGCCGTGTGCCCATCGGCGGGCTCGGCCGGACACGCTGGCGGACCCGTCTTCGTCAGGTTTCGACCAACCCCGTAGAAGTCCCTGATGCAGCCGAGTCCTTCCGGCCATGCGGCAGGGCGAGATAGGATTCGGAGCCCATCTCGATCAGGCGCGAGGTGGTCCGCTTGAACTCCATGGCCTCGACGCCCTCGGCTGCGACGTAGAGCGAGATCGGATCGGCTTCGGCCGAGGCGATCAGCTTGACCGCGTTATCGTACAGCGTATCGATCAGGGTAATGAAGCGCTTGGCGGCGTTGCGTTCCGCGTAGTCCATCACCGGCACGTGGTCGATCAGGATGGTGTGGTAGTCGTGCGCCAGCCGCAGATAGTCCGAAGCCGCGAGCGGCTTGTCGCAGAGATCGGCAAACCCGAAGCGCGCCACGCCGTCGGCCGAGCACGGCACGTGCAGGACCCGCCCCTTGATCGTGATGTCGCGCGGCCTGCATCTGGCGTTGCCGGTCAGCTTGACCCAGGCCTTGTCGAGGGCGGTGCGCGCATCGACGTCCGCCGGCACCAGCCACATCCTGACGCCGGCGAGCTTCTCCAGCCGGAAATCCGTGCGTGCGTCCAGCCGCACCACGTCCATGTGGTCGGCGATCTGCTTGATGAAGGGCAGGAACAGCGCGCGGTTGAGCCCGCCTTTGTAGAGATCCTCCGGCGCCACGTTGGATGTCGCGACGACGACCGTGCCGAGCTCGAACAGCTTGGCGAACAGGCGCCCCAGGATCATCGCATCGGCGATGTCGGTGACGTGGAATTCGTCGAAACAGAGCAGCCAGGCCTGGTCGAAGATCGCCTGCGCGGTGAGCCCGATCACGTCGGCATCGGCAAGCTCGCCGCGTGCGATGTTCTGGCGGTAGCCGTAGATGCGCTCGTGCACCTCGGCCATGAATTCGTGGAAATGCGCGCGCCGCTTGTGCTCGACCGGACAGGTCTGAAAGAACAGGTCCATCAGCATGGTCTTGCCGCGCCCGACCTCGCCGTGAACGTAGAGGCCGTGCGGCGGCTCGCTCTTGTCGGCAAACAGGCGGCCGAACAGGCCCTGCTTGCGTGCAGGCCTGTAGGTGGAAAGCCCTCGCTCCAACGCCGCCAGGGCGTCGGCGACCTCGGCCTGGGCTGGGTCGGCCTCGATGGCACCGGAATCGACGAGAGACTGATATTGCGCGCGGAACGCGTCGGAGGGAGTGGACAGCATGAGCCCACTCTAGGCCACGAGACTTACAGAAAATGCAATCCGCAAATGGTGGAAGCCGCCATGCAGCCGGGCCGTGATGTCTTGGTATATGGCACGCAAACGCCGCCAGGCTCGTTAGCCCCGGGCTAACGACGTTGGGGTGGCTCACAGCTTGGCCTCAGAGGAACGCTGCCGTGAAAGATCCCACTGCAGCCCTCATTCTGGGCAGAGGTCGTAGGCGTCCTCGACCACATAGGGGCCACCGCCGGTTGAGGCGCGCGCCGAGAACAGCACGAAGCGCTCGGCCACGAACACCCGGCTCGGAAAGTAGCCACGGACCGACAGATAGTCGGCAACGTCCTGGCTCGATGCATCGTGCAGCCGGGCCAACGTGACATGCGGCACGAACTTGCGTCCCTCGGGATCGAGGCCGATCCGCTGCATCAGCCGCTCCAGCTCGGCCTGCAGCTCGATCAGCGGTCGGCTCGGCGCAATGTTGGCCACCACGGCGCGCGGCTTGCGGCCGCCGAAGCTCGACAGCCCCTGCACCGTCACCTCGAACGGCTTGCGATTCACCCGCCACAGCATCGATGCGATCTCGTTGGCCGAGGCGCCGTCGATGTCACCGATGAAGCGCAACGTGACGTGGTAGTTTTCGGGATCGATCCAGCGGGCGCCGGGGAGGCCACCCCGCAAACCGGAAAGCGTGTGGCCGACCTCGGCCGGAATTTCCAGTCCAGTAAACAGACGCGGCATCGTTTCGGGACTCCCGATGCAGGAGGCTGATCCCGAAAATTGACGAGATCATGCCTTGACGAGAAATGATCGACGACGAATCGCCGATGCATAATTCCTACCGAATTTATATGACTCCGCGACGGATGGTGCGTTAACGCCGGTAAATCCTGCGGAAAACCCGGTCTTTAAGGTTATCGCAATCCGTCGGCGGACGGCCTCGTTCCCTCATTGCCCACGAAGCGGACGCAGGAATGCTTCCGCCGTAGGCAACAGCCTGGACACGATGATGTCGACGCCGGCTGCCGTCGGATGAATGCCGTCAGCCTGGTTCAGCTTGGCGTCGGCGGCGACGCCGTCGAGGAAGAACGGATAGAGCGACACGCCGAATTCCTTGGCGAGATCCGGGTATATCGCATTGAATTTCGCCGCGTAGTCGCTGCCGTAGTTCGGCGGCGCCAGCATGCCGCAGAGCATGACGGCGATGCCCCGCGCCTTCAGCCTGGTCACGATCTCCGTTAAAGCCTTGCGCGTCACGGCGGGGTCGACGCCACGCAGGGCGTCGTTGGCGCCGAGCTCGACGATGACCGCTTCGGTCCCGTCCGCCACCGACCAGTCGAGCCGGTCGCGGCCGCCGGACGCGGTGTCACCGGACACGCCGGCATTGGTCATGGCGACATCCACGCCACTGTCCCTCAGAGCTTTTTGCAGCTTTGCGGGAAACGCGTCCGAGGCGGACAAACCGAGCCCAGCGCTCAGGGAATCGCCGAGAACGACGAGCTTGATCGGCTTTGATGCGTCCGCGCCCGCGAAGGCCGGCTCGACTGTCATCAAGGCGAGCATCAACACGAGTATGTGCACGAAGATATGTCCGCGCCTCTCGACCCGGCTTGCGGAGTTGCCATATGACCGAGCCATGGACAGTCTCATCGAAACCTCGCATTTGGCCGGCCTCGCGCCGGACACCATTACCATCTCGAACGTCAACCTCTCGCTCGGCACCGGCGCGGCGCGGGTTCATATCCTCAAGGACATCAGCCTGCGGGTGGGACAGGGCGAGACGATCGGCCTGATCGGCCCCTCGGGATCGGGGAAGTCCACGCTGCTGATGGTGATGGCGGGGTTGGAACGTCCTGACAGCGGTGAGGTGGTGGTCAACGGGACGGCTTTCAATGCCCTGGACGAGGACGGATTGGCCCGGTTCCGCGGCCGCCAGGTCGGCATCGTCTTCCAGTCCTTCCACCTCATCCCGACTATGACCGCGCTGGAAAACGTCGCGGTACCGCTGGAGCTCGCCGGTCACGCCGATGCCGCCGAGCGCGCCGCCCGCGAGCTGACCTCGGTCGGGCTGGGCCACCGCCTGAACCATTATCCGACCCAGCTGTCCGGCGGCGAGCAGCAGCGCGTGGCGCTGGCGCGCGCCCTGGCGCCGGACCCCGCCATCCTGGTGGCGGATGAGCCGACCGGCAATCTCGACGAGACCACCGGCCGGCAGATCATTGACCTACTGTTCACCAAGCACGCCGAGCGCGGCATGACGCTGGTTCTGGTGACCCATGACAGCGGCCTTGCGCACCGTTGCGATCGCGTGGTGCGGCTTCGTTCGGGCCGGATCGACGGCGACGCTCACGAGCACGCCGAGGCATGAGCACCGTGTCGGCACCGATCGCAGGCGGCCGGATGGCCGCGCTGCCCGTGCGTTACGCCTTGCGCGAGCTGCGCGGTGGCCTGCGTGGCTTCTACGTTTTCATCGCCTGCATCGCGCTGGGGGTCCTGGCGATCGCCGGCGTCGGCTCGGTCGCGGCGAGCCTCAATGATGGTCTGGTCCGCGAAGGACGCACGCTGCTGGGTGGCGACATCGCCTTCTCGCTGTTTCAGCGCGAGGCCAAGCCGGACGAGATCGAATTCCTGCGCTCGCGCGGGCAGGTGTCGCTGGCAGCGACCTTGCGGGCCATGGTGCGCTCCAGCGACGCCAAGCTCGCCCTGGTCGAGCTCAAGGCGGTCGACGGCGCCTATCCGCTGCTCGGCGAGGCCGAGCTCCAGCCCGACCTGCCGCTCGCGGATGTCCTGGCCGAGCGCGACGGCGCATTCGGCGCCGCCGCCGATCCGGCGCTGCTGGCACGGCTCGACCTGAAGATCGGCGACACCGTCACGATCGACACGACCCGCTTCCAGATTCGCACCGCCGTCCAGGCCGAGCCGGACAAATTGTCCGGCGGCATCGGGCTGGGGCCGCGTTTCCTGATCAGCGAAGCCGGCCTGCGTGCAACCCCGCTTTTGCAGCCGGGCAGCCTGGTGCGCTGGACCTACCGGATCCGCCTGCCTGACAATGCCGTGGACGATCACGCTGCCGCGTCCTTCATCGCCGACACCCGCTTGGCGCTGCCGTCGGCCGGATGGGAGATCCGCAGCCGTAGCAATGCCTCGCCGCAACTGGAGCGGACCATCGGGCGTTTCACCCAGTTCCTGACCCTGGTCGGCCTTGCAGCACTTCTGGTCGGCGGCGTCGGCGTCGCCAACGCCGTGAAGAGCCATATCGACCGCCGTACCGATGTCATCGCGGCGTTCAAGGCGCTCGGCGCGACCAGCCGCGACGTCTTCGGCATCTACCTCGTTCAGGTGGTCGTTCTCGCGACCATCGGTTCGATCATCGGACTGTGTGCCGGCGCCGCCCTCCCGTTCGCGATCGTCGGATTGTTCGGCAAGATCCTGCCGCTGCCGGTCGTACCGGCCCTGCACCCTGACGAACTCGCGCTGTCATTTGTCTATGGCCTGCTCACCGCACTCGCCTTCGGCCTGTGGCCGCTCGGCCGCGTTCATGACGTTCCGGTGGCCGCGCTGTTCCGCGAAGCCGTGATCGCCGAATGGCACCGGCCGCGCTGGAGCTATCTTGCCCTGATCGCGGCCGTGGTCGCACTGCTGATCGCAGTCGTGATCGGCCTGTCCTATGACAAGCGCATTGCGGCGGTGTTCGTCATGGCGTCTGCACTCGTCTTCGTTCTGCTGCGCGGTATTGCCGCGCTGGTGATGGCAACCGCACGCAGGCTGCCGCGCAGCCGTTTCCCGATGTTGCGGCTGGCGGTCAGCAACATCTACCGTCCGGGCGCGCTGACACCATCGGTGGTGCTGTCGCTCGGACTTGGGCTGGCCGTGCTCGTGACGATCACCCAGATCGACGGCAATCTGCGCCGGCAGTTCCTGGCGCAGCTACCGGAGCAGGCGCCCTCCTTCTTCTTCATCGACGTGCCCTCCGGCGAGGCCGACCGCTTCCGCGGCTTCCTCAAGGACCTCGCGCCGCAGTCGGCGGTGGAGGACGTGCCGATGCTGCGCGGCCGCATCGTGTCCGCCCGCGGTGTGCCCGCCGAGGACCTCAAGGCGACGCATGACACCGAATGGGTGCTGCAGAGCGACCGCGGTCTGACCTATACCGGCGAGGTTCCCAAAGGGTCCAAGGTCGTCGAGGGCGAATGGTGGAGCGAGGGCTACAGCGGGCCGCCTCTGATCTCGATCGAGAAGAGGATCGCGGACGGGCTCGGCCTCAAGCTCGGCGACGAGATGGTCGTCAACGTGCTCGGACGCGACATCACGGCGCGGATCGGCAACATGCGCAGCATCGACTGGCAGGGGCTCGGCATCAATTTCGTGCTCGTGTTCTCCCCCAACGCCTTCCGGGGTGCGCCGCACACCCATGTGGCGACCCTGACCGAGGGCCGCTCCGATACGGCAGAGGACGCCCGCATCATCCGCAAGGTCGCCGACGCCTTTCCGATGGTCACCAGCGTGCGAGTCCGCGAGGTCATGGAGACGGTCGGCGCGGTCGTCTCCAACCTCGCGCTCGCGATCCGCGGCGCCAGCGCCGTAACCCTCGTTTCAGCCATTCTCGTGCTGGGCGGTGCGCTGGCGGCCGGACACCGCCACCGGGTCTACGACGCCGTGATCCTGAAGACCCTGGGCGCGACCCGGTTGCGGCTGCTGGGCGCCTATGCCCTCGAATATCTCATGATCGGCTTCGCCACCGCCGCATTTGGCGTCATTGCCGGCTCGGTCGCAGCCTGGCTGATCGTGACGCGCCTCATGACCCTGAGCTTCACCTGGCAGGGCGGCAGCGCCGCGCTGGTGGTCCTGGCGGCGCTGGTCGTGACCGTCGGCCTCGGCCTTGTCGGCACCCTGCTCGCGCTCAACCAGAAGCCCGCGACGGTGCTCCGGAATCTCTGAAAGCCCGGGAATCTCTGACGGCTTGCGCGATCATGCCGCACGGTTAACGCGACTTATACGCCTCAGACGCGTACGGAGCGACATTCAGCCGCGCGTGGAAGCTTGCAGCGGATGTGCTAGTTTCCCATCTAGTGGATGGGCTCAGAGACCTGCCAAAAGATGGCAAATTTGCCAATGACGCAAATTTAATATCCGCGGCAGTTGGTATGAGATAGGGTTTTTCGAGAACCGGCTAAAGGTCCCGCTCGGACCGGACTGCCGGGCAACAAACGGGAATCGACCATGTCGGACCTCGACCGCAATTATGCTTCACCCTTCGGCCGGGTGGCCGGGCGCGCTGATGCCGCGACCGTCGACGCCGGTCTGCGCGCCTACATGCTGCGCATCTACAATTACATGAGCATCGGCCTCGCCATCACCGGCCTCGCCGCGCTCGGCGTCTACATGGCGTCGGTAACCGGCGATCCGGCGGCCGGCGTGTTCAAGTTCGGCAACGCCTATCTGACGCAGTTCGGCTACGCGATGTTCGTGAGCCCGCTGAAGTGGCTGTTCATCCTGGCCCCCTTGGTCATGGTGTTCGCGATCTCGGCCGGCATCAACCGTCTCGCGCCGTCGACCGCCCAGATCCTGTTCTGGGTGTTCTCGGCCCTGATGGGCATCTCGCTGTCGTCGATCTTCCTGGTGTATACCCACACCTCGATCGTGCGGGTGTTCTTCATCACCGCGGCGACGTTCGGCGCGCTGAGCCTGTACGGCTACACGACCAAGCGTGACATGACCGGCATGGGCTCGTTCCTGTTCATGGGCCTGATCGGCATCGTGCTGGCGAGCCTCGTGAACCTGTTCCTGGCAAGCTCGATGCTGCAGTTCATCGTGTCGGTGATCGGCGTGTTCGTGTTCGCCGGCCTGACCGCCTGGGATACGCAGCGGCTGAAGAACGAGTACATCTACGGCTACGCCTCTGCGGGCGGCGACGTCGCCGAGCGCGCGGCGATCACCGGGGCGCTGTCGCTGTACTTGAACTTCATCAACCTGTTCACGCTGCTGCTTCAGCTGCTCGGACAGCGCGACTGATCCAGCGGCTCACACGAGCGACCTTCGAAGCCCCGGCCTCACCGCCGGGGCTTCTCTTTTGTGCGGGGCTGCTCTCTGCGCGCGACCGGCGGCCAAGCCTCACCTTGCGGACGGCAGCCATGCCCGGGCGAGGTTGATCGGCGATTTCGCCCTGGTATTGTTCCACCCATGTCCAGCATCGAAATCCGCCCGACGGCCGAGGCCGACCTTCCCGCCATCACCGCAATCTATGCGCAGGCCGTGCGCGAGGGCACCGCGACCTTCGAGCTCGAGCCGCCGGATCTCGCCGAGATGACGCGCCGTTTCCGCGTCCTGACCGAGGGCGGTTTCCCCTATCTGGTCGCCGAGCTGGAGGGACGCCTTGCCGGCTACGCCTATGCCGGCGCCTACCGGCCCCGGCCGGCCTACCGCTTCACGGTGGAGAATTCGGTCTATCTCGACCCGGTGAGCCACCGGCGCGGCATCGGCGCCCGGTTGATGGAGCGGCTGATCACGGACTGCGAGGCCCGTGGCTTCCGCCAGATGATCGCCGTCATCGGCGACTCCGCCAATGCCGCCTCGATCGCCCTGCACCGCAAATGCGGGTTTGAGCTGATCGGCACGCATCCGAGTGTCGGCCTGAAATTCGGACGCTGGCTCGACACGGTCATGATGCAGCGCGCGCTCGGAGCCGGCAGCAGCGACGTGCCGCCGGCGTAAGCGACGCTGGTCGTCCGCGACGTCGGAATTCCGGGGTGGCGCTCACGCAAGCCCCCGGAATGACATCGACCGCGTCAGACCAAGGCTGGCTTCGGCGCGATCACCAGCAGCACGCGCTCGAGCTCGTGGCCGCGGCGCAGGATGAGGCCGGTGGCCGAGATCACGCTGTACATGCCCTGCTTGCGGGCCAGGCGCGGATCCTTCTCGATGCGATAGAGCGGCACTTCAGAGGCCCGGCGAAACACCGAGAACACCGCGCGGTCGCGCAGGAAGTCGATCGAGTAGTCTCGCCACTCGCCACTGGCGACCATGCGACCGTAGATATTCAGGATGCGGTTCAGTTCGAGACGATCGAACGTCACCCGGTTCGGCGTTGCGGCAGCGTTGCGCGCCGCTGCGCGGTTCTCGCTGGGATCGGTATCCTCCGGCGTGACGTTCATGAGCGTCCTCCTGTCATCTATGTGACATGATCGCGCCATCCGCTGACGGCCGCAAGGGGCCGTTTTCATTGCCGAACTTCGGTCCTGGCTTCGAACGAGACGTGTTCCAAGAACACGCAACCGTCACGGGATCGTTAGCGGAATCATAATCGCGCCGTCTTTCCGCCCAGCGACCGCCCCTCCCGTTAGGCATAAAGTTCGTGTGCGTTGGCCCGGTCCTTTCGGTTCCGGATTCCTCAGCCCCCAGCCCCCCGGGGTCGTAAGGATCGGGTCTATTCACAAGTGAAGGCAAAGGGCCAACGAAAGTTGGTCCTTTTGCTTTTTTGGCGTGAACTGCCCGGAAGATGTTGCGGCGCGCCTCCGTCCCATGGACGTGACGCGCCTGCCGCAGGTCAGCGAAAACGAAGATCAGGACGGCGGGAGATCAGCGCTCGGGACCACGCGCCGCTGCTGAAGCCCGTCCGACCAATGGCAGCTCGGAAAAGGCGGCCCCGAGCATGGCTCCGGGGCGGTCGCGACTGCCGTCCTGCACATAGACGACAGTGCCGTCGACGCCCTCGCGGGCGATCTTCTCCAGCGGAACGTTCCAGCTGACCGGCGACCCATTCCAGTCACCGAGCTTCAGCAGACCGCGAACGACGTTGTAGTAGGTCAGATCACGGCCGCTGTTCTCGCCGCGCCCGACCGAGATCGGAACTACCCGTGAGATCGAGCACACCCAGACCTCGCCGTGCTTGCGCGGCATCTGGTCGTTGGCCGCGGCCACGGACACGGTGAGATCCTGGCCGTCGACCGACAGCCTGACCGGCACCGACATTGCCGCACCGCCCTGGGCGGTCTCCTCGATGGCGCCTTCGATCGCCTCGCGATCGCTGCCGATCACATGCACCGAGCCGTTGACGACGGCCTGCGGCGTGTAGACTTCGCGATCGCCGCGGGCTCTGGAATAGGCGCGCTGCCGGGCCGTAAAGCGCGAGTCGGCCAGGGTGTCCTTCCAGCCGAGATAGTCCCAGTAATCGATCGGCAGAGACAGAGCGATCACGGACGGATCTCTCGCCAATTCGCCAAGCACCTTATCCGCCGGCGGACAGGACGAGCAACCCTGGGACGTAAAAAGTTCAATCACCGCACGCGGGTCAGACGCAGCCGGCCGGACGAAAGCGATGACCGCACAGACACCCAGCGCCGCGCGCGACCACCACGACATCTGTCCACTCATCGTCACTGTCCTGTCTGGAACACCGTTCGCCGCGCCCTGCTGCGTCAGCAATCTGCGAAGCCGCCTCGTATTTGAAAACCCAAATGCAAAAAAGGAGGCGGCCCCTTGTCATAGGCCGCCTCCTTCATCACCCGCTACTCACTTCAGAGTGAGCCAATCTGTCGCACCGCGCCGTGGTTAAGCCGCCAGCTTGCGCAGCACGTAGTGCAGGATGCCGCCGTTACGATAGTAGTCCAGCTCATCCAGCGTATCGATGCGGCAGAGCAGCGGCACCTGCTGGGCCGCACCGTCGGCCGAAACGATCTCGGCGGTCAGGGTCTGGCGCGGCTTGAGGTCGCCCTGCAGGCCCTTGATGGTGACCTTCTCGTCGCCCTTGAGCCCGAGCGAGGACCACGACGTGCCCTCCTGGAAGGTGAGCGGCAACACACCCATACCGACGAGGTTGGAGCGATGGATCCGCTCGAAGCTCTGGCAGACCACGGCGCGGACGCCCAGCAGCCTGGTGCCCTTGGCCGCCCAGTCGCGCGACGAGCCGTTGCCGTATTCGGCGCCGGCGAACACCACCAGCGGCACGCCCTCTTCCTGGTACTTCATCGCCGCGTCGTAGATCGACATCTGCTCGCCGTCGGGCCAGTGCTTGGTCAGGCCGCCCTCGGGGATGTTGCCGTCGGCGCCCTTGAGCATGAAGTTCTTGATGCGGATGTTGGCGAAGGTGCCGCGCATCATGATCTCGTGATTGCCGCGGCGCGTGCCGTACTGATTGAAGTCGGCCGGACGGACCTGGTGCTCGCTGAGGAATTTGCCTGCCGGCGAGGTCAGCTTGATCGAGCCGGCGGGAGAGATGTGGTCGGTGGTGATCTTGTCGCCGAACATCGCCAGGATACGGGCGTCGACCACGTCCTTGATCGGCTCCGGCTCCTTCTTCATGCCTTCGAAATAGGGCGGATTCTGCACGTAGGTCGAAGACATGTTCCAGCGATAGGTCTCGCTCTCGACCGTCTTGATCTTGCGCCAGTTGGTGTCGCCCTTGAACACGTCGGCGTAGCGCTTCTTGAAGATCGACGCCTTAACGAATTTCTTGACGTAGTCGTTGACCTCTTTGGTCGTCGGCCAGATGTCCTTCAGATAGACCGGCTTCTTGTCCTTGCCGATTCCGATCGGCTCAACCGCGAGATCCTTGGTCACCGTGCCGGCCAGCGCATAGGCCACCACCAGCGGCGGCGAAGCCAGGTAGTTGGCCTGCACGTCCGGCGAGACGCGGCCCTCGAAGTTGCGATTGCCCGACAGTACCGCCGCCCCGACAATGCCGTTGTCGTTGATCGACTTCGAGATCTCCTCCGGCAGCGGACCGGAATTACCGATGCAGGTGGTGCAGCCGAAGCCGACGAGATTGAAGCCGACCTTGTCGAGGTCCTTCTGCAGACCGGAGTTTGCAAGGTACTCGGCAACCACCTGGCTGCCCGGCGCAAGCGAGGTCTTCACCCATGGCTTGGCCTTGAGGCCCTTGGCGGCCGCGTTGCGGGCCAAGAGGCCGGCGCCGATCAGCACGCTCGGGTTGGACGTGTTGGTGCAGGAGGTGATGGCGGCGATCACCACGTCGCCATGGCCGAGATCGAAATCCTTGCCCTCGACAGGGAAGCGCTGCTCGGCATCGCTCTTCTTGTACTCGCCGGCCAGCGCGGTCGAGAAGCCCTCGGCCACGGCAGGCAGCGCGATGCGGCCTTCGGGACGCTTCGGACCGGCCATCGACGGCACGACGTCGGCCAGATCGAGCGTCAGCGTCTGGGTGAACACCGGATCCGGCGACTTGGCGGTGCGGAACAGGCCCTGCGCCTTGGCATAGGCTTCGACCAGCGCGACGCGCGGCGCCTTGCGGCCCGACGTCTTGAGATAGTCGATGGTCGCGGTGTCGACCGGGAAGAAGCCGCAGGTGGCGCCGTATTCCGGAGCCATGTTTGCAATCGTGGCCTTGTCAGCCACCGAGAGATGGTCGAGGCCGGGGCCGAAGAACTCGACGAACTTGCCGACCACGCCGAGCTTGCGCAGCATCTGGGTGACGGTCAGCACCAGGTCGGTGGCGGTGACGCCTTCCTTGAGCGCACCGTTCAGCTTGAAGCCGACCACGTCGGGCAGCAGCATCGACAGCGGTTGGCCGAGCATGCAGGCCTCAGCCTCGATACCGCCGACGCCCCAGCCGAGCACGGCGAGACCGTTGACCATGGTGGTGTGGGAGTCGGTGCCGACCAGCGAGTCCGGATAGGCGACCTCGAAGGTGCCCTTGGTGCGGCCGACCGTCATCTTCTCCTTCTTGGTCCAGACCGTCTGCGCCAGATATTCGAGGTTGACCTGGTGGCAGATGCCGGTGCCGGGCGGCACGACCGAGAAGTTGGTGAAGGCCTTCTGGCCCCATTTCAGGAATTCGTAGCGCTCCTGGTTCTGCTTGTATTCCTCGGCGACGTTCTTGCCGAACGCCTTGTTGTCGCCGAAGAAGTTCACGATCACCGAGTGGTCGATCACGAGATCGACGGGCACCAGCGGATTGATCTTCTCGGCATCGCCGCCGAGCTTCTGCATCGCATTGCGCATCGCGGCGAGATCGACCACCGCCGGCACGCCGGTGAAGTCCTGCATCAGCACGCGCGCCGGACGGAAGGCGATCTCGTGCTCGAGCGACTTCTTGCGCAGCCATTTCGAGAACGCGATGATGTCGTCCTTGGTGACGGTGCGGCCGTCCTCGTTGCGCAGCAGATTCTCGAGCAGCACCTTCATCGAATAGGGCAGCTTGGAGATGTCCTTGAGACCGTTCTTCTCGGCTGCGGGCAAGCTGTAATAGATGTAGGACTTGGTACCGACCTTGAGGG encodes:
- the mdh gene encoding malate dehydrogenase — protein: MARDKIALIGSGQIGGTLAHLIGLKELGDVVMFDIAEGVPQGKALDIAQSSPVDGFDAHYTGANSYEALDNAKVCIVTAGVPRKPGMSRDDLLSINLKVMEQVGAGIKKYAPDAFVICITNPLDAMVWALQKASNLPAKKVVGMAGVLDSSRFRYFLADEFNVSVEDVTAFVLGGHGDTMVPLTKYSTVAGIPLPDLVKMGWTSQARIDEIVDRTRNGGAEIVNLLKTGSAYYAPAASAIAMAESYLRDKKRVLPCAAYLNGEFGVKDMYVGVPVVIGSKGVERVVEIELTGKDREAFDKSVAAVQGLVDACKKIAPDLLGR
- the zapE gene encoding cell division protein ZapE, producing MLSTPSDAFRAQYQSLVDSGAIEADPAQAEVADALAALERGLSTYRPARKQGLFGRLFADKSEPPHGLYVHGEVGRGKTMLMDLFFQTCPVEHKRRAHFHEFMAEVHERIYGYRQNIARGELADADVIGLTAQAIFDQAWLLCFDEFHVTDIADAMILGRLFAKLFELGTVVVATSNVAPEDLYKGGLNRALFLPFIKQIADHMDVVRLDARTDFRLEKLAGVRMWLVPADVDARTALDKAWVKLTGNARCRPRDITIKGRVLHVPCSADGVARFGFADLCDKPLAASDYLRLAHDYHTILIDHVPVMDYAERNAAKRFITLIDTLYDNAVKLIASAEADPISLYVAAEGVEAMEFKRTTSRLIEMGSESYLALPHGRKDSAASGTSTGLVET
- the thpR gene encoding RNA 2',3'-cyclic phosphodiesterase — protein: MPRLFTGLEIPAEVGHTLSGLRGGLPGARWIDPENYHVTLRFIGDIDGASANEIASMLWRVNRKPFEVTVQGLSSFGGRKPRAVVANIAPSRPLIELQAELERLMQRIGLDPEGRKFVPHVTLARLHDASSQDVADYLSVRGYFPSRVFVAERFVLFSARASTGGGPYVVEDAYDLCPE
- a CDS encoding arylesterase, with translation MHILVLMLALMTVEPAFAGADASKPIKLVVLGDSLSAGLGLSASDAFPAKLQKALRDSGVDVAMTNAGVSGDTASGGRDRLDWSVADGTEAVIVELGANDALRGVDPAVTRKALTEIVTRLKARGIAVMLCGMLAPPNYGSDYAAKFNAIYPDLAKEFGVSLYPFFLDGVAADAKLNQADGIHPTAAGVDIIVSRLLPTAEAFLRPLRGQ
- a CDS encoding ABC transporter ATP-binding protein — protein: MDSLIETSHLAGLAPDTITISNVNLSLGTGAARVHILKDISLRVGQGETIGLIGPSGSGKSTLLMVMAGLERPDSGEVVVNGTAFNALDEDGLARFRGRQVGIVFQSFHLIPTMTALENVAVPLELAGHADAAERAARELTSVGLGHRLNHYPTQLSGGEQQRVALARALAPDPAILVADEPTGNLDETTGRQIIDLLFTKHAERGMTLVLVTHDSGLAHRCDRVVRLRSGRIDGDAHEHAEA
- a CDS encoding ABC transporter permease — encoded protein: MSTVSAPIAGGRMAALPVRYALRELRGGLRGFYVFIACIALGVLAIAGVGSVAASLNDGLVREGRTLLGGDIAFSLFQREAKPDEIEFLRSRGQVSLAATLRAMVRSSDAKLALVELKAVDGAYPLLGEAELQPDLPLADVLAERDGAFGAAADPALLARLDLKIGDTVTIDTTRFQIRTAVQAEPDKLSGGIGLGPRFLISEAGLRATPLLQPGSLVRWTYRIRLPDNAVDDHAAASFIADTRLALPSAGWEIRSRSNASPQLERTIGRFTQFLTLVGLAALLVGGVGVANAVKSHIDRRTDVIAAFKALGATSRDVFGIYLVQVVVLATIGSIIGLCAGAALPFAIVGLFGKILPLPVVPALHPDELALSFVYGLLTALAFGLWPLGRVHDVPVAALFREAVIAEWHRPRWSYLALIAAVVALLIAVVIGLSYDKRIAAVFVMASALVFVLLRGIAALVMATARRLPRSRFPMLRLAVSNIYRPGALTPSVVLSLGLGLAVLVTITQIDGNLRRQFLAQLPEQAPSFFFIDVPSGEADRFRGFLKDLAPQSAVEDVPMLRGRIVSARGVPAEDLKATHDTEWVLQSDRGLTYTGEVPKGSKVVEGEWWSEGYSGPPLISIEKRIADGLGLKLGDEMVVNVLGRDITARIGNMRSIDWQGLGINFVLVFSPNAFRGAPHTHVATLTEGRSDTAEDARIIRKVADAFPMVTSVRVREVMETVGAVVSNLALAIRGASAVTLVSAILVLGGALAAGHRHRVYDAVILKTLGATRLRLLGAYALEYLMIGFATAAFGVIAGSVAAWLIVTRLMTLSFTWQGGSAALVVLAALVVTVGLGLVGTLLALNQKPATVLRNL
- a CDS encoding Bax inhibitor-1/YccA family protein, with protein sequence MSDLDRNYASPFGRVAGRADAATVDAGLRAYMLRIYNYMSIGLAITGLAALGVYMASVTGDPAAGVFKFGNAYLTQFGYAMFVSPLKWLFILAPLVMVFAISAGINRLAPSTAQILFWVFSALMGISLSSIFLVYTHTSIVRVFFITAATFGALSLYGYTTKRDMTGMGSFLFMGLIGIVLASLVNLFLASSMLQFIVSVIGVFVFAGLTAWDTQRLKNEYIYGYASAGGDVAERAAITGALSLYLNFINLFTLLLQLLGQRD